In Pseudofrankia saprophytica, one genomic interval encodes:
- the secD gene encoding protein translocase subunit SecD — protein sequence MRPFWLRLGSLAGVLVVLYGIMALTGTFTPRLGLDLQGGTSVILTPKSTQAGQKVNSGAVDKAIDIIRQRVDGLGVAESEVKRNGNQIEISVPGRGRSDVVNLVGQTAELRFREVVTSGAAAPAPSPTATPSAGASASPSAGSTLAPASGQPTAGATASASASASPAAAATPSATPTPTPTSTPSASATPSATPTPSASPAADANTPPADVQKKYDELTCAPSEVRGSAAATDAPGDWTAACDRTGQVKYLLKPAKVIGTDVKTASAGLLSSGGTTNVNTGQWVVNVDFTGSGQNKFTKLTEDTIGKQVAIVLDGVVQSAPTTNERIPGSAQISGSFTQSDADDLANVLKYGALPLSFEKSQAESISPTLGRHELKGGLLALGIGLALVILYSFFYYRLLGVVVITSLAVSGVLIYAAVTLLGEAIGFTLTLAGIAGLILSVGVTADSFVVYFERIKDEVAQGRTTRAAVERAWPAARRTILSADTVSFLAAAVLYIVSIGSVRGFAFTLGLSTLSDVVIVFIFTRPLVTLLVRRRLFNSPKWSGLTPAKRGSTDGKERPRLSRRVGTVPAAGVPGGGAPGGGTPAQGAPPGVASGPRPGARAARPGQKRES from the coding sequence ATGCGGCCGTTCTGGCTCCGGCTGGGGTCCCTCGCCGGTGTGCTGGTGGTGCTGTACGGGATCATGGCCTTGACCGGGACGTTCACGCCCCGCCTCGGCCTGGACCTGCAGGGCGGCACGAGCGTCATCCTCACGCCGAAGTCGACGCAGGCGGGCCAGAAGGTCAACAGCGGCGCCGTCGACAAGGCGATCGACATCATCCGTCAGCGGGTCGACGGGCTTGGCGTCGCCGAGTCCGAGGTCAAGCGCAACGGCAACCAGATCGAGATCTCGGTGCCCGGCCGCGGGCGCTCCGACGTCGTCAACCTCGTCGGCCAGACGGCCGAGCTCCGGTTCCGTGAGGTCGTCACCTCCGGCGCCGCGGCACCGGCTCCCAGCCCGACGGCCACCCCGTCCGCCGGCGCGTCGGCCTCGCCGTCGGCCGGCTCGACGCTCGCGCCGGCGAGCGGGCAGCCGACCGCCGGCGCGACGGCGTCGGCCTCGGCGTCCGCGAGCCCGGCCGCGGCTGCGACACCGAGCGCCACCCCGACGCCCACGCCTACCTCGACGCCGTCCGCGAGCGCCACCCCGTCCGCGACGCCGACGCCGAGCGCCAGCCCGGCGGCCGACGCGAACACGCCGCCCGCCGACGTCCAGAAGAAGTACGACGAGCTGACCTGTGCCCCGTCGGAGGTACGCGGCTCCGCCGCCGCCACCGACGCGCCGGGGGACTGGACCGCCGCGTGCGACCGGACCGGCCAGGTCAAGTACCTGCTCAAGCCGGCGAAGGTGATCGGCACCGACGTCAAGACCGCGTCGGCGGGCCTGCTGTCCAGCGGCGGCACCACCAACGTCAACACCGGCCAGTGGGTCGTGAACGTCGACTTCACCGGCTCGGGCCAGAACAAGTTCACCAAGCTGACCGAGGACACGATCGGCAAGCAGGTGGCGATCGTGCTCGACGGCGTCGTGCAGTCAGCGCCGACGACCAACGAGCGCATCCCCGGCTCCGCCCAGATCTCCGGCAGCTTCACCCAGTCCGACGCTGACGACCTGGCCAACGTGCTGAAGTACGGCGCACTGCCGCTGTCGTTCGAGAAGTCGCAGGCGGAGTCGATCTCGCCAACGCTCGGGCGGCACGAGCTCAAGGGCGGCCTGCTGGCGCTCGGGATCGGCCTCGCCCTGGTGATCCTCTACTCGTTCTTCTACTACCGGCTGCTCGGCGTCGTCGTGATCACCTCGCTCGCGGTCAGCGGCGTGCTGATCTACGCCGCGGTCACGCTGCTCGGCGAGGCGATCGGGTTCACGCTCACCCTCGCCGGCATCGCCGGTCTGATCCTCTCGGTCGGCGTGACGGCTGACTCCTTCGTCGTCTACTTCGAACGCATCAAGGACGAGGTCGCCCAGGGCCGGACCACCCGGGCGGCGGTCGAGCGGGCCTGGCCGGCCGCGCGGCGCACCATCCTGTCCGCGGACACGGTCTCGTTCCTCGCGGCCGCGGTGCTCTACATCGTCTCCATCGGGTCGGTACGCGGCTTCGCCTTCACCCTGGGGCTCTCGACGCTGTCCGACGTCGTCATCGTGTTCATCTTCACCAGGCCGCTGGTGACCCTGCTGGTCCGGCGCCGGCTGTTCAACTCGCCGAAGTGGTCGGGCCTCACCCCGGCGAAACGCGGGAGCACCGACGGCAAGGAGCGGCCCCGGCTCTCGCGCCGGGTCGGCACCGTACCGGCCGCCGGAGTACCAGGTGGCGGAGCACCAGGCGGCGGCACCCCGGCCCAGGGAGCGCCGCCAGGAGTGGCTTCCGGCCCCCGGCCGGGGGCGCGTGCCGCCAGGCCCGGACAGAAGCGGGAGTCCTGA